The Caldisericum exile AZM16c01 region TTAATTTCTACTTTTCTTGCCTTTAGAAGAAATTCAACACCTGAAACGAGTTTTTTTACAACTGTTTCCTTCCAGGATTTTATACCATTTGGATCATATGATACATCATTTACTGTAATTCCAAAGATTTTGGATTCATGTGCCTCCCTATATACATCTGCTGCTTTTAAAATTGCTTTTGTTGGAATACAGCCTCTATTAAGACATGTACCACCAAGGACTCTATTTTCAATAACTAAAACTTTCTTTCCCAAATCTCCCAATCTAATTGCTGATACGTATCCTGCAGAGCCTGATCCAATCACAATTACATCAAATTCTTCCATCGTTCACCTCCAATTAATTATAAAAGAAGGAGGGAAAAATCCATCCTTTAAGTTTTCATGAAATAATCTTTGGCTCTTTCTCAACAATTTCTGCAAATTCATCGTAAGATATAAGGGGTACCAAACTTTCTTTTTCATCGAATCCACGGGCTACAAAATCCTCTTTTAGCGCAAATAGTTCAACGCCATCTTTTACAAGTGTTTTTACGTCTTTTTCAACAGCAAAAAGGACACCATCTTGAAGAAAAATTACCTTATCTTGAGGTAAGGCAATTTCCAATAAAAGATGAGCAACTTGATAGTCTGGGGATTTCTTTATGATTATTAATGCCATATCTTCCTCCTAAAAGAAAATTACATTATCGAAAGAGTGGAGAAACTCGGGAAGGTCACTCTTAGAGAGTATTTGCAAATTCCAATGGGTATCAATTTCATTCTCTTTAATATCAAATCTTTCAAGATCTTCTTTCACTGCATATACCTTTGTACCATATTTTTCGATGTATCTAAATGTAATTGAAAGTGGCAATACGCCACACAGCTCTGGTTTGCAATTTGTGTGAACAGCAAGAACTGCTTCATTTAAGAGAAGGGCTACAGGCTCAATGTCTTGTCCATACATTCCAAAAATACTTCTAAAAGTTTCGTTTATCCAGATACTTCCTGCAGGTGAAGTATAAACTGCGAACAATATTTTTTTCATTTTCTACCTCCTACGGCATGAGATTAATGTATCTATCTGATTCAAAAATCAAGGCAGCCATCTCGGGTACACCTGAGAATTTTGCGCCTTCGATTTTCATTTCTTCAGTTAATCCTCTATATTCGGCACAAAGACCACAGATGTGTACTTCAACTCCTTTTGATGCAAGTTCCTGTAATTTCATTGGGATATTTCTATCTATTCTCATTGGCTTAACAAGTTTATTTGCAGCAAGTACAGAATCTGCAAACAAAAAAATGGAAACTTTATGG contains the following coding sequences:
- the tusB gene encoding sulfurtransferase complex subunit TusB encodes the protein MALIIIKKSPDYQVAHLLLEIALPQDKVIFLQDGVLFAVEKDVKTLVKDGVELFALKEDFVARGFDEKESLVPLISYDEFAEIVEKEPKIIS
- a CDS encoding DsrE/DsrF/TusD sulfur relay family protein, translated to MHITIQTNVSPYTNEDLDTAIRMAEIFLNRGHKVSIFLFADSVLAANKLVKPMRIDRNIPMKLQELASKGVEVHICGLCAEYRGLTEEMKIEGAKFSGVPEMAALIFESDRYINLMP
- a CDS encoding DsrE family protein, with protein sequence MKKILFAVYTSPAGSIWINETFRSIFGMYGQDIEPVALLLNEAVLAVHTNCKPELCGVLPLSITFRYIEKYGTKVYAVKEDLERFDIKENEIDTHWNLQILSKSDLPEFLHSFDNVIFF